From the genome of Thiovibrio frasassiensis:
GTCATTGAATTTCTTGAAAAAATCGATATCCACCATGGCCACGGTATAGGTGCGGCCCAGTTTGAGCATCGCCTCGTTCAGGGCCCTCCGGGCGGGCAGGCCGGTCAACTCATCCCGAAAAGCCATCCGGTGGGCAGCCTCAATGGCAGCGACAATAAGGATCAACACGGCCACGCTGAAAAGAAAAGTCTGTTTCGAGGAATTACCGATCAACAAGGCAAAAAACGAACAGACCATGGCCCAGAGAAAGCCATGATCCAGCAGGTCACCATACCGCCAAAAACGAAAAGAAAGTCCGACAACAACCAAAACGCTCACGACCAGAGCCGGGAAGAACACCCCCCCGACCAGGGGCAGAGAAACGGTCATCCCCTCCAGTTGTCGCACAATGAGGGGGCCGCGCACCCCATAGAGCCCAAGCAACAGGAGCGGCTGCACAAGAATACCGACAAAACGGCGCAGACCCTGGCCGGTGACAATGCCCCGCTCCCGCCAGAAGGAGAAAAGAAGCAGGTTGAGGGGCAGCAGCAACAGGGCCATATGGAAGACATACCTGGCCAGAAGCTGATCGATCTGGGCAGAGCCGCCATAACGGCGGAGCAGCAAATCGGCTACCATGATCACCAGCACCCCGAAGAGCAAACGGCTGCGATTAAAGCGCCAACCAAAAAAAACGGCGACAAGCCCCAAAGCCGGAGGCAAAAGCCAGTTGATCCCAAACAACCACCGGGCCAGACCCTCGTGCTGGAAGGAAGTCAGCGCCGCCGCCAAAAGAAGGCCGCCCGGCGCCAGATACAGGAAAAACCCTTGCCAGAAATACATGCTTCCTCCGCTTGTTGTCGCTGCTCTGCAGAAGCCCATTGTCCCGCGGCAAACAGCGCCGCCTTATGCTGAAACTATGCTCCCCCGGACTTTTCGTCAACTACATATGCAACCCCTTCCATTTTTTCCCAAAGCAGGGCATGATAGACAAACATGACAACCCAGCACCCACATTCCAGGCGGCCCGGCCCCATTATCGACCCAGAAAAATGCAGCGGCTGCGGTCTCTGCCTTCCGGTCTGCCCGGACCAAACCCTCTCGCTGCTGCACGGCAAGGTGATAGTCAGCGGGGAGCGCTGCCTGGCCTGCGGACATTGCCTCGCCGTCTGCCCCACCCAAGCGATCAGCGTCCCAAGCCTTGAGCACAACCTCCTTTTTCAGACCTTCGGCGCGGACAACCAATATCTGCCACCCGGCCAGGGCGACACCGCCCAGCTGGTCCGGCTCATGCTCTCCCGGCGCTCCTGCCGCAACTACAAAAACCGCGCCCTGGACCCGCAACTGCTGGAAGACCTGGCCCGCATCGGCACCACCGCCCCCTCCGGCACCAACAGCCAAGGCTGGACCTTTACCATCCTGCCGTCCCGTCCAGCGGTGGAAGCCCTGGGAACCCTGGTTGGGGCCTACTTTGCCCGGCTCAATCGGTTGGCGGCCAACCCCTTGCTGCGGAACCTTCTCCGCTTGCTTGGCAAACCGGCCCTGGCCAATTATTATCACCGCTACCAGCAAACCATTGCCCAGGGGCTGCGGGAATGGGAGGAACAAGGGCACGACCGACTGTTCCACGGAGCGCCCGGGGTCATCATCGTCGGCTCACACCCCGGCGCAAGCTGTCCGAAGGAAGACGCCCTGCTGGCCACCCAGAATATCCTTCTGGCCGCCCATACCATGGGACTCGGCTCCTGCCTGATCGGTTTTGCCGTGGCGGCCATGGCCAGAAACACGAAAATCCAACAGGCCCTCGGTATTCCCGCCGCGGAGGAAATCCATGCGGTCATCGCTCTGGGCTATCCGGCCGAACCCTACCAGCGGCTCACCGGCAGAAAACCGCTAACGCCGCGATATTTTTCCGCATAATCTGTCAAGGATACCCCATGGAAGACCGGATCATCGAACTGGAAACCCGCCTGGCCTTCCAGGAAATCGCCCTCGAAGAACTCAATGGTGCCTTGATCGATCAGCAGGCCCAGCTTGACCGAGTGGAAAAAGAATGCGCCCGACTGGCCAATCTCCTGGCCGAAATTATTTCTCCCCGGGACACCGTCTGAATGAGCCCGCCCTTCACCCTCACCGTCGGCACGCACGCCTGTCTGCGCGGTGCCTCAGCCACCCTGGCCGAGGCGCTCAAACAGCAGCTGACCATCGACAATCCCGAGTATCTCGAAGCCAAGAAATACAGCCGCTGGATGGGGAAAAAACTCAAGCCCCACCTCTATTTCTACACCGAGCACAACGACGAACTCATCTTTCCGCGGGGCTACGCCAACCACGCCATCCTCCTGGCCCGCAAATTCATGCGCCAGGACCCGCGGATCATCGACCAGCGCCGGAGCGCCGCCCCGGTGGATTTCCACTTCCAGGGCGAGCTGCGGCCCTACCAGGAAGCGGCGATCACCGCCATCATGCGCCATGACTTCGGGGTGCTCGAGGCCGGCACCGGCTCGGGCAAGACGGTGATCGCCCTGGCGGTGATCGCCAGACGACGCCAACCCACCCTGGTGCTGGTCCACACCAAGGAGCTCCTCTACCAATGGGTGGAACGGACCCGCACCTTTTTGGCTGTGGAAGCCGGGATGATCGGCGACGGCCATTTCTCCCTGGCCCCCATCACCATCGCCATTGTCAACTCGGCCCGCAACCGGCTGGAGGAACTGCCCGCCCATTTCGGCCAGCTTTGCGTGGACGAATGCCACCGGGTTCCGGCCTCGCTCTTCACCGAGGTGGTCTCCGCTTTCGACTGCCGCTACCTGTTGGGCCTTTCCGCCACCGCCTTCCGCCGGGACGGCCTGACCAAACTGATCTACATGCATCTCGGCGATCGGGCCTTCAAGGTGGAAACCCTCGATCTGCACGAAAGCGGCGCCATCCTCAAGCCGGAATACCTCCAACGGCCCACGGAATTCCGCTATGTCTACCGGGGCAATTATCAGGCCCTGATGAAAGCGCTCTGCGGCAACGCCGCGAGAAACCAGCTCATTGTCGCCGATATCCTTAAAGAACGGACCTGTTCCCCTGGCACCATCCTGGTGGTCAGCGACCGGGTCAAGCATTGCGAGGAACTGGCCGCGCTCCTGAAAAAACAGGGGTGCCCGAGCGCGGTGCTCACCGGCAAGCTCCCGGCGGACCAACGCACCGCCCTGGTCGACTCCATCCGCCAGGGCGAGGTCAAGGTGCTGATCTCCACCGTCCAGCTCATCGGTGAGGGGTTCGACTGTCCGGACCTTGCCACCCTCTTTCTCACCACGCCGATCAAATTCACCGGCCGCCTCCTCCAGGTGGTGGGCAGGGTCCTGCGCCCGGCCCACGCCAAACAGGCACGGGTCTACGATTACGTCGACCCGGTGGGGGTGCTTGCCTCCTCGGCCCAGAGCCGCTGGCTCACCTTCCAACAGGGGTAGGCTCTCTTTTTTTAGCCTTTACAACTTCTTTTTCCCCATGGTAGAAAACCTCTTTTCAAAAGAAGATGCCTCCCCGGATATCCATTTTAAGCCGAGGACAGGCACGAGCAAACGTCCCATCGCCATTCGTAACATCCGACAAGAGGGGCACCCCATGAAGGTAAAACAGCTGGAGATCTTCCTGAAGAACAATCCAGGCCGCCTGGCCGATATCAGCCATACCTTGGCGGAAAACGCCATCAACATCCGGGCGCTCTCGGTCGCGGACACCGCCGATTCCGGCATCCTCCGCCTGGTGGTAAACGATACCACCAAGGCGCAGCAGGTCTTGCAGGAAAACGGCTTCACAGTTGCGCTCACCGATGTCCTGGCTGTGGAAGTGCCGGACAAGCCCGGCACCCTGGACTGCATCCTCCAGGTGGCGCGCAAGGGTGGGCTGAACGTGGAGTACATGTACGCCTTTTCCAAAAAGAGCGGCGAATCCGGCATGCTCCTCTTCCGCTTCGACGACCAGGATGCGGCGGTGGCGCTGTTCCAGAAGGCGGGCTGCCGGTTATTGAGCGACGACGAGATCCACTCCCTGTAAGCCAAAAATCACGGCGCAGAAAAGGAACCCCCCATGGCTGTCTCACAAAAAATGCTCGCCTTTGCAGAACGCTCCTCCTGGATCCGCAAGATGTTCGAGGAAGGCGGTCGGCTCAAGGCCCAATACGGAGCCGAGCAGGTCTGCGATTTCAGTCTCGGCAACCCGGACCTGCCGCCGCCCGCCCAATATCAGGAAGCGGTGCGCGCGATTACCGCCGCGGAAACCCCGGGCAGCCACGGCTACATGGCCAACAACGGCTATCCCTTTGTCCGGGCGGCGGTGGCACAGCAGATCGCAGCCGAACAGGGCATGGAGCTGAGTCAGGACGAGATCCTCATGACCGTAGGTGCCGCCGGCGGCCTCAACGTGGTGATGAAGTCCCTGCTCGATCCGGGCGACGAGGTGATCATCCTCGCCCCCTTCTTTGTCGAGTACAATTTCTATGTGGACAACCACAACGGGGTCACCAAAATCGTCAACACCGCGCCCGATTTCAGCCTGGATCTCGCGGCCATTGCCGCCGCCATCACCCCGAAGAGCAAGGCAATCATCATCAACAGCCCCAACAACCCTACCGGCCAGATCTATGCGGCTGAGGAGCTGGCCGGGTTGGCCGAGGTGCTCGCCAAGGCGGGGCACACCATCTACCTGATCAGTGACGAGCCCTACCGCAAGATCGTCTACGACGGCCACACCGTGCCGAGCATCTTCGCCGCCTACCCCAACAGCCTCATCGTTTCCTCCTACTCCAAGGATCTTTCCCTGCCGGGCGAACGCATCGGCTACATCGCGGTGCACCCGGAGATCGAGGGCAAATCCCAGCTCCTCGGGGCCATGACCCTGGCCAACCGGATCCTGGGCTTTGTCAACGCCCCGGCCCTGATGCAGCGGGTGGTGGCGCAACTGCAAGGGGTCACGGTTGATTGCTCCGTCTACGCCCGGCGGCGCGAGCTGTTCTGTAAGGTGCTCAGCGAGGCGGGCTACGAGTTTATCCCGCCCAAGGGCGCCTTCTACCTGTTCCCGAAATCGCCCATTGCCGATGACGCCCGCTTTGTCGGGCTGCTGGCCGAAGAGAAGATCCTGGGCGTACCGGGGCGGGGCTTTGGGATGGAGGGCTATTTCCGTCTCGCCTTCTGCGTGGAAGACGCAGTGATCAACCGTTCCGCCGAGGGGTTCAAAAAGGCCCTGGCCGCTGCCAAGGCTCTGGCATAAGCCACAACACATTACTTCGAGGTTGTCTGGATGGGAGACGCACTGGCACTACTCGCCCTGCTAATTGGCCTGGAACTGGTTCTGGGAGTCGACAATATCCTGGTCATCGCGATCTTTGTCGGCCGTCTGCCCGCGGAAAAGCGCGACAGCGCCCGCCTGGCCGGGCTCGCCTTCGCCCTGGTCGCGCGGATCGGCATGCTGGTCGCCCTCCTCGGCCTGGCCAACCTTACCAACCCCGTGTTCCTGGATTTTTCCGTCCGGGACCTGATCCTGATCTCCGGCGGCCTCTTTCTGCTCTTCAAGGCGGTGCGGGAGATCCACCACACGGTGGAGGCCAAGGAGGAGGGAGGCGGTCCCGGCATGGTCATGGGCGGCTTTGCTGCAATCATCGGCCAGATCGTCCTGCTGGACATCGTCTTTTCCATCGACTCGGTGATCACCGCCATCGGCCTGACCAGCCAGGTCTGGATCATCATCAGCTCGGTTATTGTCTCCTTCGTGGCCATCCTCTTTTTCGCCCGGCCCATCGGCGAATTCATCCTCCAGCACCCGGCGATCAAGATCCTCGCCCTCTCCTTTTTGATCACCATCGGGGTGACCATCTTCATGGAGGGGCTGCACAAGCATGTGCCCAAGGGCTATATCTACCTGCCCATGGGCTTCGCCCTTCTGGTCGAAATCCTGCAGATGCGCTACGAGCATAACCGTAAAAAAATCCTGGCCGCCGAACAGGCGCCATAAAATCCAGGCCGTCCCATCTTCGCCCGCTCCCCCTTTTTTACACCGCAATGGCCAGCGGCAATGGCCGCCCAATACGCAGCAAGACTTGTCTTTTTCCTTGTCTCCTGCGTATGATGGGAAATCCTCTCCCCGCCAAAAGGTGAACACAATGCGGACAATCAAATATCCCCTCTGGACCATTCTGACGGTCTACGGCACGATCGCCACTCTGTGGCTGCTCATGGGTGATTGGTTTCTTCACGGCATGGAAAGCGACCAGACGGTGATGTTGTGGGATACGACCAAAGATATTGCCTTTCTCCTTTGTTCCATGGGGCTCGTTGCTTTGTTATTGCTGCGGCACACAACAAGTGCCCGCGAATTCTCCATCAACTACAAGGCGATATTCGATTCCGCCAACGACGCCTTTCTCGTCTTCGACAAGAACGGCACCATCGTCGACGCCAATCGCAAAGCGTGCGAAATTTATGGCTACCCCCTTGATCGCTTGAAGGGCCTTACCGGTCAGGATCTTGTCCGTCCCGACTATTTCCAGCTGTTTACAAGATTTGCCCAGGCAAGCCACCTTGACCTGGCAAAGACCATTGAATCGATTGATGTCCGGGCCGACGGCAGCACTTTCCCGGTGGAGATCCGAGGCTCCATCATTTCCTATCAGGGCGAGGAGCATAGGCTGGCGATTATCCGGGATGTCTCCTCCCAGCAGGAAATGGCACGCCATAAAGCCTCCAGCGAGCACCGGTTACAGGAACAACTCACCCTCCTGGCACTCAGCGCGGACTTGGGGGTGGTGTTGACCAGAAGCAAGAATGTCGCGGAGATGCTGCAAGATTGTACGGAACTGCTGGCCAAGCATCTTGATGCGGCCTTTGCCCGCATCTGGACCCTGGAATCCGGCGAAGAGATGCTGAAGCTTGTGGCCAGCGCCGGCATGTATACCCACCTGGACGGCCCCCATGCCCGAATTCCCATGATCGAAGAGTATAAAATCGGCGCCATCGCTCTGCACAAAAAACCCCATCTCACCAACACTGTTATCGGCGATCCGCAGATTCGCGATCAGGAATGGGCGCGCCGGGAAGGCATGATCGCCTTTGCCGGCCAGCCGCTCCTGATCGGCAACCGAACCATCGGGGTCATGGGGCTTTTTGCCAAACACCCGCTCTCGGAGGTTGTGCTACAGACCCTCGGGGCGGTGGCCGACGAGGTGGCGCTTGGCATCGACCGGATATGGACCGAAGCCGAACTGGTGCAGAAAAACCGGGCCCTGAAAACCATGAGCGGTTGCAATGAAGTTTTGGTGCGGGCCGAGGAAGAGGCGAAATTTCTGGCAGAAATCTGCGCAACCATCGTCCAGCACGGCGAGTATGCAATGGCGTGGATCGGACTCAAGGAAACCGATCCGGCTTGTGGGGTGCGGGTGGCGGCGAGCGCGGGCGATGCGCCGGGATATCTCGCCGGAATCAAGGTTTCCTGGGCTGACAACGAATGGGGTCAAGGCCCGACCGGCAAAGCAATCCGCACCGGGATGGTCAACTACTGTGAGGATGTGGAAAATTCCAAGAGCTTCCTCCCGTGGTTGGAAGCAGCACGCGAACATCGACTTGGCAGTTCCGTGGCCATTCCGCTCATTCATGGTGGGGAAACCATGGGCGCCCTGAACATCTACGCCGCGGAAAAACAAGGCTTCGGCATTTCCGAGGTGGCCTTGCTGCAAGATTTGGCGATTGATGTGGCCTACGGTCTCCGGGTTTTGCGGGAGCGAACCCTGGCAAAGAAGGGGGCAGAAGAAAAAGCTCGGCTTGAACAACAGGTGCGACAGGGACAAAAGATGGAAGCCATCGGAACCCTGGCCGGCGGCATTGCCCATGACTTCAACAATATTCTTGCCGCCATCCTGGGATTTACCGATCTGGCGAAGTACAAGTTGCCCGAGGGAAGCGAGCTGCACCACGACTTGGACAGTGTGCTCCAGGCGGGGACCCGTGCCAAGGAACTGGTCAAACAGATTCTCACCTTCAGCCCCGGCAGGTGGAGCAGGAACGGCGCCCCATCGAGGTCTATCTCGTGGTCAAGGAGGCCCTGAAATTACTGCGCGCCTCCATCCCGACAAACATCGAATTCAAGAGCACCATCGATGAAAAAAGCGGCGCAGTGCTCGCCGACCCCACCCAGATCCATCAGCTCATCATGAACCTCTGCACCAATGCCTATCACGCCATGCGTGGCGACGATGCCGGAACCCTGGGGGTTTCCCTGCGGGCGGCGGAAATCAACAAGCAGGACGCCCATGGCCTGCTCCACCCCGGGAATTATCTCGAATTCACAGTCAGCGACACCGGCTGCGGCATGAGTCCGGAAATCATGGAAAGAATTTTCGACCCCTATTTTACCACCAAGCCGCGCGGCGAGGGCACCGGCATGGGGCTGGCGATGGTCCATGGCATTGTCACGCAATACGAAGGCGATATCCGGGTGGAGAGCGCGCTTGGGCAAGGAACGACGATCCGGGTCTACCTGCCCCAGGCGGAAAATAAGGCCCCTGAAGCCGAGCGGATCATTAGCCAGCAGCTCCCAGGGGGCAACGAGCGGGTGCTGGTGGTGGATGACGAGCATATGGTCCTGGCCATGCATACAAACATGCTTGAACGGTTGGGGTACAAGGTGACGGCCATGCCAAGCAGCAAGGAAGCACTGGCGGAGTTTAGCGCCCGGCCGCAGGATTTTGATCTGGTGCTCACCGACATGGCCATGCCGGGTATGCAGGGTGATATTTTGGCCCAAAAAATTCGGCAGGTGCGGGCGGATATCCCGATTCTCATGTGCACCGGCTTCAGCGAAAAACTGACCCCGGAAAGGGCGCAGGGTTTCGGGATCGGCAAAATCATCATGAAGCCGCTTCTCTTTCGGGAACTGGCGACTTCTATCCGGGAGTTTCTCGATTCCTGACCCCAAGCCGGGGAAAACCCCGCGGAACATTACAATTACCAGAGAATAACCGTGGCAGGCGATGTCCGCTTGCACGGAGAACGACCAACCAACAACTTCTCAACAAGGGAGGGCAACATGAAAAAGAAACTCTTTGTGGCTACGGCATTGGCATGTATGTTGGCGGCAGGTACGGTTTCCGCCCAGACTGGGCCTGAGATGATGCATGGCGCAGGCCCTGGAGCCATGCCGCCGATGGGGACGGACATGGAAATGGGCCCCAACATGATGGGCGGCGGCATGGGTATGAGGCCCTGCATGATGGGCGGCGGCATGGGCATGGGACCCGGCATGATGGGCGGGGGCATGGGCATGGGGCCCGGCATGATGGGCGGGGGCATGGGCATGGGGCCCTGCATGATGGGCGGGGGCATGGGCATGGGACCCGGCATGATGGGCGCCATCGATCCCGAGGATCAGCAAAAGTATCTCGATGCGACCAGGGATCTGCGCAAGAAAATGAACGACAA
Proteins encoded in this window:
- a CDS encoding GGDEF domain-containing protein, with amino-acid sequence MYFWQGFFLYLAPGGLLLAAALTSFQHEGLARWLFGINWLLPPALGLVAVFFGWRFNRSRLLFGVLVIMVADLLLRRYGGSAQIDQLLARYVFHMALLLLPLNLLLFSFWRERGIVTGQGLRRFVGILVQPLLLLGLYGVRGPLIVRQLEGMTVSLPLVGGVFFPALVVSVLVVVGLSFRFWRYGDLLDHGFLWAMVCSFFALLIGNSSKQTFLFSVAVLILIVAAIEAAHRMAFRDELTGLPARRALNEAMLKLGRTYTVAMVDIDFFKKFNDRYGHDVGDQVLAMVATMLTKVGGGGKPFRYGGEEFTILFPGKNTKEAQPHLEALRQAVAEAGFKVRSAGRAGKSQSNRKQGGDSGKKVSLTISIGLAQGDTARKTISQSVIKAADKALYRAKEGGRNRVSC
- a CDS encoding nitroreductase family protein gives rise to the protein MTTQHPHSRRPGPIIDPEKCSGCGLCLPVCPDQTLSLLHGKVIVSGERCLACGHCLAVCPTQAISVPSLEHNLLFQTFGADNQYLPPGQGDTAQLVRLMLSRRSCRNYKNRALDPQLLEDLARIGTTAPSGTNSQGWTFTILPSRPAVEALGTLVGAYFARLNRLAANPLLRNLLRLLGKPALANYYHRYQQTIAQGLREWEEQGHDRLFHGAPGVIIVGSHPGASCPKEDALLATQNILLAAHTMGLGSCLIGFAVAAMARNTKIQQALGIPAAEEIHAVIALGYPAEPYQRLTGRKPLTPRYFSA
- a CDS encoding SlyX family protein, with the translated sequence MEDRIIELETRLAFQEIALEELNGALIDQQAQLDRVEKECARLANLLAEIISPRDTV
- a CDS encoding DEAD/DEAH box helicase gives rise to the protein MSPPFTLTVGTHACLRGASATLAEALKQQLTIDNPEYLEAKKYSRWMGKKLKPHLYFYTEHNDELIFPRGYANHAILLARKFMRQDPRIIDQRRSAAPVDFHFQGELRPYQEAAITAIMRHDFGVLEAGTGSGKTVIALAVIARRRQPTLVLVHTKELLYQWVERTRTFLAVEAGMIGDGHFSLAPITIAIVNSARNRLEELPAHFGQLCVDECHRVPASLFTEVVSAFDCRYLLGLSATAFRRDGLTKLIYMHLGDRAFKVETLDLHESGAILKPEYLQRPTEFRYVYRGNYQALMKALCGNAARNQLIVADILKERTCSPGTILVVSDRVKHCEELAALLKKQGCPSAVLTGKLPADQRTALVDSIRQGEVKVLISTVQLIGEGFDCPDLATLFLTTPIKFTGRLLQVVGRVLRPAHAKQARVYDYVDPVGVLASSAQSRWLTFQQG
- a CDS encoding ACT domain-containing protein; this translates as MKVKQLEIFLKNNPGRLADISHTLAENAINIRALSVADTADSGILRLVVNDTTKAQQVLQENGFTVALTDVLAVEVPDKPGTLDCILQVARKGGLNVEYMYAFSKKSGESGMLLFRFDDQDAAVALFQKAGCRLLSDDEIHSL
- a CDS encoding pyridoxal phosphate-dependent aminotransferase, which translates into the protein MAVSQKMLAFAERSSWIRKMFEEGGRLKAQYGAEQVCDFSLGNPDLPPPAQYQEAVRAITAAETPGSHGYMANNGYPFVRAAVAQQIAAEQGMELSQDEILMTVGAAGGLNVVMKSLLDPGDEVIILAPFFVEYNFYVDNHNGVTKIVNTAPDFSLDLAAIAAAITPKSKAIIINSPNNPTGQIYAAEELAGLAEVLAKAGHTIYLISDEPYRKIVYDGHTVPSIFAAYPNSLIVSSYSKDLSLPGERIGYIAVHPEIEGKSQLLGAMTLANRILGFVNAPALMQRVVAQLQGVTVDCSVYARRRELFCKVLSEAGYEFIPPKGAFYLFPKSPIADDARFVGLLAEEKILGVPGRGFGMEGYFRLAFCVEDAVINRSAEGFKKALAAAKALA
- a CDS encoding TerC family protein — translated: MGDALALLALLIGLELVLGVDNILVIAIFVGRLPAEKRDSARLAGLAFALVARIGMLVALLGLANLTNPVFLDFSVRDLILISGGLFLLFKAVREIHHTVEAKEEGGGPGMVMGGFAAIIGQIVLLDIVFSIDSVITAIGLTSQVWIIISSVIVSFVAILFFARPIGEFILQHPAIKILALSFLITIGVTIFMEGLHKHVPKGYIYLPMGFALLVEILQMRYEHNRKKILAAEQAP
- a CDS encoding GAF domain-containing protein codes for the protein MRTIKYPLWTILTVYGTIATLWLLMGDWFLHGMESDQTVMLWDTTKDIAFLLCSMGLVALLLLRHTTSAREFSINYKAIFDSANDAFLVFDKNGTIVDANRKACEIYGYPLDRLKGLTGQDLVRPDYFQLFTRFAQASHLDLAKTIESIDVRADGSTFPVEIRGSIISYQGEEHRLAIIRDVSSQQEMARHKASSEHRLQEQLTLLALSADLGVVLTRSKNVAEMLQDCTELLAKHLDAAFARIWTLESGEEMLKLVASAGMYTHLDGPHARIPMIEEYKIGAIALHKKPHLTNTVIGDPQIRDQEWARREGMIAFAGQPLLIGNRTIGVMGLFAKHPLSEVVLQTLGAVADEVALGIDRIWTEAELVQKNRALKTMSGCNEVLVRAEEEAKFLAEICATIVQHGEYAMAWIGLKETDPACGVRVAASAGDAPGYLAGIKVSWADNEWGQGPTGKAIRTGMVNYCEDVENSKSFLPWLEAAREHRLGSSVAIPLIHGGETMGALNIYAAEKQGFGISEVALLQDLAIDVAYGLRVLRERTLAKKGAEEKARLEQQVRQGQKMEAIGTLAGGIAHDFNNILAAILGFTDLAKYKLPEGSELHHDLDSVLQAGTRAKELVKQILTFSPGRWSRNGAPSRSISWSRRP
- a CDS encoding ATP-binding protein — translated: MEQERRPIEVYLVVKEALKLLRASIPTNIEFKSTIDEKSGAVLADPTQIHQLIMNLCTNAYHAMRGDDAGTLGVSLRAAEINKQDAHGLLHPGNYLEFTVSDTGCGMSPEIMERIFDPYFTTKPRGEGTGMGLAMVHGIVTQYEGDIRVESALGQGTTIRVYLPQAENKAPEAERIISQQLPGGNERVLVVDDEHMVLAMHTNMLERLGYKVTAMPSSKEALAEFSARPQDFDLVLTDMAMPGMQGDILAQKIRQVRADIPILMCTGFSEKLTPERAQGFGIGKIIMKPLLFRELATSIREFLDS